In Xanthomonas sp. SI, the following are encoded in one genomic region:
- a CDS encoding superoxide dismutase family protein, with the protein MRTLPTVLFLATTLALGACKREEPAAADAPAAAATPATPAPAAEPAPAATPAQAAASAALSPTQGNQVAGEVKFDTVDGVVHVTGTITGLKPNSEHGFHIHEFGDCSAPDGSSAGGHFNPAKSEHGQVSADPHHGGDMPNLKADADGKAMIDASVSNNVNIGKGDGFDILNHAVIVHADADDYKTQPTGNAGGRLACGVIKGNATAAAPAGAAAAPSAQ; encoded by the coding sequence ATGCGTACGCTTCCCACCGTCCTGTTCCTGGCCACGACCCTCGCGCTCGGCGCCTGCAAGCGCGAAGAGCCGGCCGCTGCCGACGCTCCCGCTGCGGCCGCGACGCCCGCCACCCCGGCACCGGCCGCAGAACCGGCGCCCGCCGCCACGCCCGCCCAGGCCGCCGCCAGCGCCGCGCTGAGCCCGACCCAGGGCAACCAGGTCGCCGGCGAGGTCAAGTTCGATACGGTCGATGGCGTCGTGCACGTCACCGGCACCATCACCGGGCTCAAGCCCAACAGCGAGCACGGCTTCCACATCCACGAGTTCGGCGATTGCAGCGCGCCCGACGGCAGCAGCGCCGGCGGCCACTTCAACCCGGCCAAGTCCGAGCACGGCCAGGTCAGCGCCGACCCGCACCACGGCGGCGACATGCCGAACCTGAAGGCCGACGCCGACGGCAAGGCCATGATCGATGCGTCGGTGTCCAACAACGTCAACATCGGCAAGGGTGACGGCTTCGACATCCTCAACCACGCGGTGATCGTCCACGCCGACGCGGACGACTACAAGACCCAGCCCACCGGCAATGCCGGCGGCCGCCTGGCCTGCGGCGTGATCAAGGGCAACGCGACCGCCGCCGCCCCGGCGGGCGCAGCGGCGGCGCCTTCCGCGCAGTAA
- a CDS encoding superoxide dismutase family protein, whose protein sequence is MRYSLYAVVGSALLILAGCSSAPPVAPPPPPPKAPPMPTSGTAQQAQAVLAPASGSLVSGKLSLVAAPGGVRITGTLGGLQPSRAFAFHVHERGDCSAADASSAGGHFNPLGGPHGRAGSGPHHAGDMDNLSANADGVAQVDVLLHGVVLGGGAANDIAGRALVAHADADDYRSQPAGNAGARVACGVIRVLR, encoded by the coding sequence ATGCGTTACAGCCTGTATGCCGTCGTGGGAAGCGCGTTGCTGATACTGGCCGGCTGCAGCAGTGCGCCGCCGGTAGCGCCACCGCCGCCGCCGCCGAAAGCGCCGCCGATGCCCACCAGCGGCACCGCGCAGCAGGCGCAGGCGGTGCTCGCCCCGGCCTCCGGCAGCCTGGTCAGCGGCAAGCTGTCGTTGGTCGCCGCGCCCGGCGGCGTGCGCATCACCGGTACCCTCGGCGGCCTGCAGCCCAGCCGCGCGTTCGCGTTCCATGTGCACGAGCGCGGCGATTGCAGCGCGGCCGACGCCAGCAGCGCCGGCGGCCACTTCAATCCGCTCGGCGGTCCGCACGGCCGCGCCGGCAGCGGTCCGCATCACGCCGGCGACATGGACAACCTCAGCGCCAACGCCGACGGCGTCGCCCAGGTCGACGTGCTGCTGCACGGCGTGGTGCTCGGCGGCGGCGCGGCCAACGACATCGCCGGCCGCGCGCTGGTCGCGCATGCCGACGCCGACGACTACCGCAGCCAGCCGGCCGGCAATGCCGGCGCGCGCGTGGCCTGCGGCGTGATCCGCGTGCTGCGCTGA